A stretch of Cucumis sativus cultivar 9930 chromosome 2, Cucumber_9930_V3, whole genome shotgun sequence DNA encodes these proteins:
- the LOC101207330 gene encoding probable polygalacturonase At3g15720 has product MKIISCNDPNLSNLHFINSSQALVLLMGCIRTEIKNLVITAPERSPNTDGIHIHSSHNIIIRNTTIGTGDDCVSIGDYTSRMNISHIKCGPGHGISIGSLGRGGNFVQVEDISVSNIYFKGTTNGARIKTWQVNGNSK; this is encoded by the exons ATGAAGATCATTTCATGCAACGACCCCAACCTGAGCAACCTTCACTTTATTAACAGTTCACAAGCACTAGTACTATTAATGGGGTGCATAAGAACCGAAATTAAGAACTTGGTAATCACAGCTCCTGAAAGAAGTCCAAACACTGACGGGATTCACATTCATTCTTCtcacaatattattataaggAACACGACTATAGGAACAG GTGATGATTGTGTATCTATAGGAGATTACACCTCCCGTATGAATATCTCACATATTAAATGTGGACCTGGTCATGGAATAAG CATTGGAAGCTTGGGTAGAGGTGGCAATTTTGTACAAGTGGAGGACATTAGCGTGAGTAATATCTACTTCAAAGGGACTACCAATGGAGCTCGGATTAAGACTTGGCAAGTTAATGgaaattctaaataa